From a single Lolium rigidum isolate FL_2022 chromosome 7, APGP_CSIRO_Lrig_0.1, whole genome shotgun sequence genomic region:
- the LOC124671697 gene encoding probable helicase MAGATAMA 3, with product MKIDDSDDLSMVFLDSRAERLLSCYVPNTGWRHCLCALIDLLENPVTKYKLHIGYILEEVKYRDRLLLRDDRLVVLLSVFRNSKDHLLSLNSVFRKPIHNTPEDNEENCHKEGRYDSEAMKKAFRVLPFKDYLKGSYKKLSENLCNCIEILYSDHPRSSETGQSFQCMLEVLELSEILHTLISCYADNDDIWPDEVLEGNIEEDCNPVSWPQQLAFLRTNTCKKSKFKLARSLCVQELRYLRKNLELPDCYSTRSIQLYLLQRAKCILCTVSSSFRLYTVPMDNSISERGFVTKPENLNPLELLVVDEAAQLKECETLIPLQLPGIRQAVFIGDEYQLPALVKSKISDNAKFGRSVFERLSMLGYGKHLLNVQYRMHPKISRFPVVTFYDGKISDGPNVTTKSYEKSFLASKVFGSYSFINVEGGHETTEKHGRSLKNTIEAAAVSRIVQRLFKESVSTGIKISVGVVSPYNAQVRAIHEKIGKSYNMHDGFSVKVKSVDGFQGAEEDIIIISTVRSNKAGSVGFLTNMQRTNVALTRAKHCLWIVGNGMTLSNSKSVWQKIVKDAQDRGCYFDACEDKDLSNAVNNAVIELDDAENLVKMDSLHISRPRFQNSRPKYR from the exons ATGAAGATAGATGATAGTGATGATCTTTCCATGGTATTCCTTGACTCACGTGCAGAGCGTTTGCTGTCATGTTACGTCCCAAACACTGGTTGGAGGCATTGCTTATGTGCACTGATAGATCTTCTAGAGAATCCTGTGACCAAATATAAGCTGCACATAGGGTATATTCTTGAGGAAGTGAAATATAGGGACAGACTCCTCCTGCGCGACGATCGTCTTGTCGTACTTCTCTCGGTGTTCCGCAACTCCAAAGATCATCTTCTTTCACTTAACTCAGTGTTCCGCAAGCCAATCCACAACACGCCTGAAGACAACGAAGAAAACTGCCACAaggaaggacggtatgattctgaaGCTATGAAGAAAGCATTCAGAGTACTACCATTCAAGGATTATTTAAAAGGTAGTTACAAGAAACTTTCGGAGAATTTGTGCAATTGCATCGAGATACTGTACAGTGATCATCCAAGAAGTTCAGAAACAGGACAGAGCTTTCAGTGTATGCTGGAAGTGCTTGAATTGAGCGAAATTCTCCATACTTTGATAAGTTGTTATGCGGATAATGATGATATTTGGCCAGATGAAGTTCTTGAGGGAAATATAGAAGAGGACTGTAACCCTGTTTCCTGGCCTCAGCAGCTAGCATTTCTGCGGACTAACACATGCAAAAAATCCAAGTTCAAGCTGGCCAGATCCCTATGTGTGCAAGAATTAAGATATCTTCGCAAAAACTTGGAGCTTCCAGATTGTTACAGCACGAGGTCAATTCAACTGTATTTGTTACAGCGAGCGAAATGTATTCTCTGTACAGTTTCTAGTTCTTTCAGGTTGTACACTGTGCCCATGGACAACTCTATTTCTGAACGCGGATTTGTCACGAAGCCTGAAAATTTAAATCCTCTGGAGTTGCTGGTTGTCGACGAGGCTGCACAGCTCAAAGAGTGTGAGACCTTAATTCCCTTGCAGCTGCCTGGTATAAGGCAGGCTGTTTTCATTGGAGACGAATATCAGTTACCTGCTCTGGTGAAAAGCAAA ATATCTGACAATGCTAAGTTTGGGCGAAGTGTTTTCGAGAGGTTAAGTATGCTGGGCTATGGTAAGCACCTTCTCAATGTGCAATACAGGATGCATCCGAAAATAAGCAGGTTTCCAGTTGTTACATTTTACGATGGGAAGATATCTGATGGTCCCAATGTGACTACTAAAAGCTACGAAAAGAGTTTTTTAGCAAGCAAAGTGTTTGGGTCGTACTCATTCATAAATGTAGAGGGAGGACATGAAACAACTGAGAAGCACGGCCGTAGCCTGAAAAACACAATTGAAGCTGCTGCAGTTTCGCGGATAGTGCAGAGGTTGTTCAAAG AGTCAGTTTCTACAGGAATCAAGATCTCTGTTGGTGTTGTGTCCCCATATAATGCTCAAGTTAGAGCAATCCATGAAAAAATCGGGAAATCCTACAATATGCATGATGGTTTCTCCGTGAAAGTGAAATCTGTGGATGGTTTCCAAGGTGCAGAGGAAGATATTATTATCATATCAACAGTGAGGAGCAACAAGGCTGGTTCTGTTGGATTTCTTACAAACATGCAGAGGACCAATGTGGCTTTGACAAGGGCTAA ACACTGTTTATGGATAGTTGGAAATGGGATGACTTTGTCGAACAGCAAGTCTGTTTGGCAGAAGATAGTGAAAGATGCACAAGATAGAGGGTGCTATTTTGATGCCTGTGAAGACAAAGATCTGTCGAATGCTGTAAACAACGCTGTCATTGAGCTTGATGATGCCGAGAATTTAGTGAAGATGGACTCTCTGCATATTAGCAGGCCAAGGTTTCAG AACTCAAGGCCTAAATATCGTTAG
- the LOC124671698 gene encoding uncharacterized protein LOC124671698 → MSDGDAAGAKREAEEAAKRKRESVLSYWGAVVKDDRKLCKFDLGSLERKMFSWSVQDIFNRDLLRQQSAQILFEMRTDEVVWKFMQVKSIPDTFTSLHTYLDSFKCPLIEEVHADLFSSLDGYAQANYIQIVWMEKLDDEKSIFCFEVSKPSKDQKSRETYDPKEGDIIVMSLQKPHHVSDLKQNKASYVLGSVLKCEDKEDGDFPPNCCIVRFSSAIPVEVDPETKIPMEPSFAVFLINMKTFTRIWDCLHMEIGDPNRRTSTGIINLAWKYKPKVVDSSSCSQISQCFARRSIDGLGLEKFNLNDSQLNAVADCASEMENYSPSLKLIWGPPGTGLLESLQMAASAF, encoded by the exons ATGAGTGACGGCGATGCAGCAGGGGCCAAGAgggaggccgaggaggcggcgaagaggaagagggagtccGTGCTCAGCTACTGGGGTGCCGTGGTGAAGGATGACCGGAAGCTCTGCAAGTTCGATCTCGGCTCCCTGGAGAGAAAAATGTTCTCTTGGTCCGTCCAGGATATCTTCAACAGGGACCTCCTCAGGCAGCAG TCTGCTCAAATTTTATTTGAAATGAGAACTGATGAAGTAGTGTGGAAATTCATGCAGGTCAAGAGCATACCGGATACCTTCACGTCATTACACACTTATCTGGACTCGTTCAAATGCCCTCTGATTGAAGAAGTACATGCTGATCTCTTCTCATCATTGGACGGTTATGCTCAGGCAAACTATATACAGATAGTCTGGATGGAGAAGCTTGATGATGAGAAATCAATATTCTGTTTTGAGGTTTCTAAGCCATCAAAGGATCAGAAATCGAGGGAGACATATGACCCCAAAGAGGGGGACATAATAGTTATGTCCTTGCAGAAACCGCATCATGTGTCTGATTTGAAACAAAATAAGGCATCGTATGTTTTAGGTTCAGTTCTAAAATGTGAAGACAAAGAAGATGGAGATTTCCCACCCAATTGCTGTATTGTTCGGTTTTCATCTGCTATTCCTGTTGAAGTAGATCCGGAAACAAAAATACCTATGGAGCCATCATTTGCTGTGTTCCTCATAAATATGAAGACATTCACCCGTATATGGGACTGCCTTCATATGGAAATAGGTGATCCGAACAGGAGGACTAGTACTGGTATCATCAATCTAGCGTGGAAGTACAAGCCAAAG GTAGTGGACAGCTCTTCGTGCTCCCAGATATCTCAATGTTTTGCTCGTAGATCAATTGATGGTCTTGGCCTTGAGAAGTTTAACCTAAATGATTCACAGCTGAACGCAGTAGCAGACTGTGCCTCAGAAATGGAGAACTACTCACCTTCCCTAAAACTCATTTGGGGCCCCCCTGGGACAG GCTTGTTGGAGAGTCTTCAGATGGCAGCGTCTGCTTTCTGA